Proteins from one Parasteatoda tepidariorum isolate YZ-2023 chromosome 4, CAS_Ptep_4.0, whole genome shotgun sequence genomic window:
- the LOC107446019 gene encoding TBC1 domain family member 15, with protein sequence MDSTNRKVTFELDNVVVSIAGPLKDEAPFAGKLMIVEEAHGPDIEWKPLKLKSDDLSGGSPESENLEWEDISESVGFRAKHNDSIDAVEIKPIRMPKEIKFDISDLKSFKKSEVCDGHTTVVTFLLKDGTNVPSFQIDTCDFGKLCAALDGYVNFQRSKKESNLYLTVDPKIEALEKSFSELDLFTERRAHIITKLMHDPVNTAMGGFSKVTNFLVDYLVYPNEPEGYAVCPEEQITEIISGNVLNVDIDHHEEPGYELITRIDLPPRPEVEREEPMTLEEFTSHFDADGKILEIEELKQRIFKGGLLHAARPDSWKFLLNFFAFDSNAKSRANVKKKKTEDYFRMKLQWKSFDADQESRFSALRERKSLIEKDVSRTDRTHPFFEGENNPNILMLQDILTTYCMYNFDLGYVQGMSDLLSPILVVMQNEIDAFWCFAGWLQNIGVNFELEQQGMKNQLQDLHRLLHFVDSQLCSYLERHDSGNMYFAFRWLLILFKRDFKFMDIMRLWEVLWTGLPCKNFHLLICIAILDSEKLTIMENEYGLTEILKHVNEMSYKIDLDKTLCKAEAIFQQIKNSKYRSDIVEDILGLEHIPKEVPVTESPKESPEREVKKSERTALYKKKPFGVSADNIDEFVDLENNYQWQFDPFS encoded by the exons atggactCTACTAATAGAAAG GTCACTTTCGAGTTGGACAATGTTGTTGTGTCCATTGCTGGACCATTAAAAGATGAAGCTCCATTTGCAGGAAAGTTGATGATTGTTGAGGAa gctCATGGACCAGATATTGAATggaaaccattaaaattgaaatcagatGATTTGTCTGGGGGAAGTCCTGAATCAGAAAACTTGGAGTGGGAAGATATTTCTGAGTCCGTTGGATTTCGAGCAAAGCATAATGATAGCATTG aTGCTGTAGAGATCAAGCCAATTCGTATGCCCAAAGAGATCAAATTTGATATCTctgatttaaaatcttttaaaaaatctgaggTATGTGATGGGCATACAACAGTTgtcacttttttattaaaagacgGAACAAATGTGCCCTCTTTTCAAATTGATACTTGTGATTTTGGAAAACTATGTGCTGCACTTGATGGTTATGTTAATTTTCAGAg atcaaagaaagaaagtaatctTTATCTAACAGTTGATCCGAAAATTGAAGCTCTGGAAAAATCATTTAGTGAACTTGACCTTTTTACTGAAAGAAGAGCTCATATTATAACA aaattaatgcaTGATCCAGTAAATACTGCTATGGGCGGTTTTTCCAAAGTGACCAATTTTCTTGTGGACTATCTGGTTTATCCAAATGAGCCAGAAGGTTATGCTGTATGCCCAGAAGAACAGATAACTGAAATTATCTCTGGAAATGTGTTGAATGTTGATATTGATCACCATGAAGAGCCTGGCTATGAATTAATTACCCGAATTGATCTTCCCCCTCGACCAGAAGTTGAAAGAGAAGAACCCATGACTCTAGAAGAGTTTACTTCTCATTTTGATGCAGATggaaaaatacttgaaattgaGGAATTGAAGCAGCGCATATTTAAGGGT ggGCTCTTACATGCTGCACGACCAGATTCTTGGaagttcttattaaatttttttgcttttgattCAAATGCTAAAAGTAGAgcaaatgttaaaaagaaaaagac tgaggactattttagaatgaaattacAATGGAAATCTTTTGATGCTGATCAAGAGTCCAGGTTTTCTGCTTTAAGGGAAAGAAAAAGTCTTATAG aaaaagatgTTAGCCGCACAGACAGGACGCATCCTTTTTTTGAAGGAGAGAATAATCCTAATATACTTATGTTGCAAGATATACTCACAACTTATTGTATGTACAATTTTGATTTAG ggtATGTTCAGGGTATGAGTGATCTTCTATCTCCTATATTAGTAGTTATGCAGAATGAAATAGATGCATTTTGGTGCTTTGCTGGATGGTTACAAAATATT ggtgttaattttgaattagaaCAGCAAGGTATGAAGAATCAATTGCAAGATCTGCATAGACTGCTTCATTTTGTTGATTCGCAACTTTGTAGTTACTTAg AGAGACATGATTCTGGTAACATGTATTTCGCTTTCCGTTGGTTATTGATCCTTTTTAAGAGAGACTTTAAGTTTATGGACATAATGAGGTTATGGGAG gtaCTTTGGACAGGCTTGCCTtgtaaaaactttcatttattgATTTGCATAGCAATTCTAGATTCTGAAAAATTGACAATCATGGAGAATGAATATGGACTGACAGAAATTTTAAAG catGTGAATGAAATGtcttataaaattgatttagacAAAACATTGTGCAAAGCAGAAGCAATTTTTCAGCAGATAAAAAACAGCAAATACAGGTCAGATATTGTTGAAGACATATTAGGACTGGAGCATATACCAAAAGAGGTGCCAGTTACTGAATCGCCCAAAGAATCCCCAGAAAGGGAAGTGAAAAAATCTGAAAGGACAGCTTTATACAAAAAGAAACCTTTCGGTGTTTCAGCCGATAACATCGATGAGTTTGTTGACCTGGAAAATAACTATCAATGGCAATTTGATCCTTTTTCatga